A segment of the Oncorhynchus nerka isolate Pitt River linkage group LG19, Oner_Uvic_2.0, whole genome shotgun sequence genome:
atatttaaaaaaatattcacTATAGTTTTTCTGTTGTTTCATAAATGATTGATACTATACAGCAAATTCCTGTCTGGATTTCATTGATACTTAATTTTGAGAGAACATTCTAAGAGACAGATTACCACTTGTTCTGGCATTGTTGGTGATGCCATGCTGTTTGAGCCTGCCTGCTCATTTAGACTTCTTGCTGCTCATTTAGGCTTCTTCATCTTCATGCCACGTCCATCTGGGACACaagacaacacacagacatgagacCCAGAGGTAACATCAAGTAGACACAAGAGCAAGCTAGCACTGCACCATGATAAGAAATCAATCTGACTTGTAATAAACTGACATTTGTCTTAAAGGCCCAGTACAGTCAAAATTCAGTTTGGTttgtgttttgtatcatattgCACAACAGCTGATTAGTGTTATTccctgatagttgctggttgaaaatacaatctacagaggaccttctaatcagcaggtttgcatgggcGGGAGTTTCAACttacctggtgacatcaccaggtggtaaattggTTAATAAACTAATAACAATGAGAGTTCAGAttcccccctccccactcagaccactcccatacATTCCTTGCTAAATTATTGCTATTTTTGTAAATGTAACGGAGAACTATtatagtaaggtacttaattgttacccagaaatgatttcatATTGATATAAAAACAACTGCATTGGGTCTGTAAGTCAGGAAAAGTGAATGTCATAAAATTGATCACTAATACAATGTGGAGGTACACCCCTAATCTTTGTTAGGTACATATTTGATAGAGTGATGTATTCAGTACTTGGATCATATGCAGACGTCTACCGACAGACCTGCAGTACCTGTAATGACAAGCGAATCCTTTTCTCCTCATCCAGCTCATTCATCAGCAGATGAATCTCTTTGCTAACACACAGAGAAGAGAAATCTTAAATCAGTGGCACACTTAGAAAAcgcaatacaatacattactgtagttGCACACACAGaaataacaatacaaaacaacagtTGCACAAACAGAGATACTTTAACAATAGAAGACATTAATGTAGTTGCACACACTGAGATAAACAAAGACTTACTTGTGCTGGCTCTTCATCAGTTCGACCTCATCCCTTAGGTCCCGGAGCTCTGTCCGCAGCTGCTCGAGGGTCAGTTGGCACTGGGCACCTGGCTCTCTCCTGGGCTTGGGGTCAGAGGTAAGGTGAGGGGGCAGGGTAGCATGCAGGATAGCTGAGAGAGCCCCAGGGATGAGTGTGGAGAAGGGGTGTGGCGCACTGGCACCAGTGGATAATGAGGAGGAGAGCATTGTGGGTCTTGAAGGCCGGTGAAGCTTATTTTCAACCACCTGTCCAACGACACACCACAACAGTACAACTGGTCAGACAAATTCAAGAGGCATGCAGAAGATCCTTTTGGGTGTAAATGTTTTGATGGAACAATATTGATTGAATAAGCAACTCTATAGACCACATTGACATTGGGCAGCATGCATAGTAAGGTGAAAATTTAATTACAGGTAACACTGGGGTATTTGTAGGTGCTGCCAGGCTGCTGATGAATGATATGACAGAGGAGAGgtcctctttctcattctcttgcGTCTCACCCACCTGTGTAGGGGATACCTGTAGGTCTTCCTGTATGTCAAGGTTAGACTGAGGAGCCTGAGGACACAAgcaaacacagacagagaaacatgagGATTGAAAGAAGGATTTTGTTATTTTGATTGACATATATCCTGTTACATGTACATGTTGTTATGGTAATATTGTGGTCGTTTGATCTGTAGTCCTTAATGACTATAGTATATGGAATACTTCAATTTAACACACGCCAAATGCACTTGTGTTGTCTGCCACCTTGCCAGCTCAAATTAGGTCAATTTAACTCAAGGACAAATGGGACACAAACAGAACACAGTGAGTAGTTGAAAAGTTTCCTCAGAGACAATAAACAACCCCTCTCGCATGCTTCACTACTCCACAATAATAACCACATAGCCATTGACATCAGTGTACAAATATACATACCAGTGAAAAAATCTTTGACTGAAATCTTTCATCCGCCACACGTGCTGCCAATTGGTTCAGGGTCTCTGTGACTGAAACACTGTGTGACTCAAAATCTTCAATGTCTTGGAGAAATAAAACAAACCAACCAATTAGATAAATTGTTGACTTGAAGGCCTAATTAATGGTGGGGTCATTGAAGCAAAACAACAGGCTGTCAAAAACAGTGTCATGCAGTATTACATTGTTTTGCCATTGATGACAGTTTGGAGAATCTAAAGCGTCATAGGTGAGTTCAAAGGAACATAAGAAAGGATTTGAGAATGATGACATGGCTTGGCCAGAGCTATAGTTGCCCATGGAGACACAGAAGAATGCCAACGTGATTATGTCGAGCGACGAAATGAAAGTGAGAAAAGAGCTCCAGAAGCTTCACATTTTTATCTAAAAATGATGACAGAGTGGAGTGAGTTAAGTCAGTAGATAGTCTTTGGGATTTCTCCAACTAAGCACATTAGTCAATCAGAACATAGACATGCACGTGTTCAAGCCTATTTTGAAAAGCGTCAAACTTATCAGATATCAACAGCCAAGATGATAATTAATGAATCATTCTTTATCAAGAAAATAAACTAGGTTCAACTGTTGTTTGAAATATAACATGATTGCATACACTATAACCAGAGTGCTGTGCCCAGTAGAAGAAATGCCAAGCGCCAGCAGTTACCATTTGTTACAGCCAAGAAAATAGACAGCGACTGATTGACAAAACAGCaatcttagctggtgttgttaggAGTTCTGCTGTACACACCTTGTTTGGCCAGTGTTCCTATCGCAATACAGCTCCATTGATGGTAACTCTATACCATTCTCTCCTGGTTCCATTGTAACCTAACATGAATTGTGCTAGTGTGATGAGAGGTGGTCTTGGGCGAAGTTTAGCACACAGACATGCTTACCACCAATACCATTGGGGCAGTCCCTGATACAACTAGTTTGCAGGGACACAGACTTGGGAGTACTTAAAGGGACAGACTACAGGGCATCGAAAACACACATTTATCCAATATCCTCCGAGGGGAGAGCAGGGTGCTGAGATCTATACAGCATGCCATGAAAACACACATTTATCCAATATCCTCAGAGGGGAGAGCAGGGTGCTGAGATCTATACAGCATGCCATGAAAACACACATTTATCCAATAACCTCCGAGGGGAGAGCAGGGTGCTGAGATCTATACAGCATGCCATGAAAACACACGTTTATCCAATATCCTCCGAGGGGAGAGCAGGGTGCTGAGATCTATACAGCATGCCATGAAAACACACGTTTATCCAATATCCTCAGAGGGGAGAGCAGGGTGCTGAGATCTATACAGCATGCCATGAAAACACACGTTTATCCAATATCCTCCGAGGGGAGAGCAGGGTGCTGAGATCTATACAGCATGCCATGAAAACACATGCCTGAAAACACGTTTATCCAATATCCTCCGAGGGGAGAGCAGGGTGCTGAGATCTATACAGCATGCCATGAAAACACACGTTTATCCAATATCCTCCGAGGGGAGAGCAGGGTGCTGAGATCTATACAGCATGCCATGAAAACACAAAGTCAGTTCCATAATTTGAGTTTGAATTtgaatggaaaaagtcaagaggaaGCTGGATTGGATGTTGAATTGGAATATGAAGCGCAACCAGTTTATCATTAGTTTTTGTATATTATGCAGAGATGAGATATGTGACTCTCAGTCTACCAAAATGAGTCGGATTTTAATTAATGATATTTAACCATAACCTGTCCTTTGTTATACCATTCTCACTCCAAGTGGAACTAACTCCACCCTTaccaaaaaaaaaatattttttaaacagcAGTAAAAGTAGTCACTGCAGTCAAATGTGGCACAGTAATACACTACAAAATTACtgcagtaaaaatatatatatatattttggacaCAGTATTTTCAGCattctgcagttatactgcactctgaaaGCAATCTTTTTTCGTAGAGTAAAAGTGGATGGTGGTCTTGTAACCCTCCTGCTACCTAATGTTACCTTTGTAGCAAACCTGTAAAGAAATGTATTTGTACCTTTGTCTCCTTTATTTAAATTCTTACTGTTCTATACATCTATAACCCGTTATTCCCACAAGCTTCCTTCAGCTGTCAAACCTTTGACACTTCTGGGATGCAACCGGTCCAACATAGACAATGGGCCTGATCGGATAGctgagcttctgctcttttctgtcCATAAAAACAAATGGTCCCCTGCAGTCCTCTCCTTTTATGGTGACATTGTACAACCAATCACAAGAAAGGACACGGCTAGCCTACACTACAGCGCCATGGCTCGTCAGACTGGGGATCCTCAAGGAATGCATTTACGGCACACCCGAGAACAGTTGTCTCCACACCTCTCACTTCAGCGCATTTCCTTCTATTTCATTCTTTCTCTGTACATTTTTGTCTTTAACATCTGTCAAGGTTTTGCCTTGCCtgcatttagacaggcagcccgattttattttatttaaccttaaactaggcaagtcagttaagaacaaattcttatttacaataacagcctaccggggaacagtaggttaactgccttgttcaggtgcagaacgacagattttgaccttgtcagctcggggactcgatccagcaacctttcggttactggcccaacgctctaaccactaggctctgaAAGAGATCTGATGTGAAGACTTGATTTACATATAGCATCTACATCATTGTATTCATAAATGAGAATCAGTCTATTGAATTCCCAGCTATATTCTGATCAATTTTTTCCCCCATTAAGCTTCTATTGGAGTAAAGGGAGACCAGTAATAAAGCATCTATTTTACATTAACCTTGACATTATGAAATTGGTGACACGCAATGTGAAATGCAAACTAGATCTCCCCAGTCCTTATGAAAACACATCCAATAGATCCAATTCTATTGTGTATCCTACGGCACAACAGACAATTTCACAAAAGGCATGTTGAGCCATTTATTTGCAATATCTTAAACAAAACAATGTACATAGGTTGAAATGAGCAGGACTTGAAGATGGCATCAGTAGTTTTTACAGGTTGAGAATTAGACTGAGCATCATATTCAACAGCCCTTGGGGAATCGTCTTGAAGACTGCTTCTACTTTACAGCAAAAAGTGTTTCTCTAAGCACTGGGGGAAAACAAAAGTGCTACTGGGAACTATAAAAAAGGTAAAATCTTCATAATTTCATTTGCATGATACGAGAAGTGTAACAGTTGTGAAATCAAAAAAACAGTGTCCATAATAACCAGTCTGGAAGCCTATTCTGTATATTTAAACACATCTTATGCAAACAGAGTCAAAAAATAAACAGTGCAACTGTCATTTTCTGAAGTACTCCTGACGACAAGGGAGAGTTCCATTGGGGGACCATGTCCAGGACAAAGACGCAACCCAAGGCCAAGGGGGAAAGGGTGTGTAACCCTGAACTGTGCCCTTGGTCCCTCTAGTTTGATCACCAGCGGCGATAATTAGACCCTCTGTTGGGGGGGGGTACATGTTGACGCATCGTCGGCATGTTACGGTATTTGGACAGGATGCTCTGGCTCTTCCTGAACACTGGCCTTTGAGAGAAAGGACGTGGCACAAAGCCTCCCTACAGAGGGgggaaagaaattcaacaaacACCGGTCAGAAATGCAGTTTCAGTGACCTACAGCTTCATCCCCGTGATATTACTACCTCCATTTTCAAAAGGCCAAGAGGCACATGAACACAGTCAGTGGGCTAAGACAAGTCCTACTGGCCACAAGTTATAATAGGA
Coding sequences within it:
- the LOC115101410 gene encoding SH3 domain-containing kinase-binding protein 1-like isoform X2, yielding MLSSSLSTGASAPHPFSTLIPGALSAILHATLPPHLTSDPKPRREPGAQCQLTLEQLRTELRDLRDEVELMKSQHNKEIHLLMNELDEEKRIRLSLQMDVA
- the LOC115101410 gene encoding SH3 domain-containing kinase-binding protein 1-like isoform X1, whose product is MSIKITKSFFQSSCFSVCVCLCPQAPQSNLDIQEDLQVSPTQVVENKLHRPSRPTMLSSSLSTGASAPHPFSTLIPGALSAILHATLPPHLTSDPKPRREPGAQCQLTLEQLRTELRDLRDEVELMKSQHNKEIHLLMNELDEEKRIRLSLQMDVA